The window GCGCCACTCGAAGATGGCGACCTTGGCGAGTTCGTCCAGCACCCGGGCCAGGAACACGCCCCACACGCCGAGCGGGGTGTACAGGCCGAGGAAGATGGCGAGCGGCAGCCCCACCACGAAGGCACCCACCACGTCGCCCGTGATCACGCCCTTGCCGTCCCCCACACTCGGCAGGGCGCCGCCGCCCAGGATCATGTTGCGGACCTTGACGACCTGGGTGGCCGCGTTGATCAGGATGCCGCCCAGTGCGATGGCCCGCACGTCCGCGCCCACTGCCGGGAACAGCAGCGGCAGCAGCAGCCCGCTGAGGGCGAACAGCAGGCCGAAGCCCAGGCCGGTCAGCCCTCCTACCCGGCCCACGCGCCCCAGCCAAGCCCGCGCGCCGGGGCCGTCCCCCGCGCCCAGTGCCCGCCCGATCAGGACCGTCGCCGCGCTCATCAGCCCGAAGGAGCCCACCACGAAGATGCCCTCCAGCGTGCCGACGATCTGGCTGGCGGCCAGGGCCTGGGTGCCCACCCGGGCGAACACGGCGGCGTACATGAAGCCCCCCAGGCTCCACAGGAACTCGGTCAGGCCGATGGGCGCCGACAGGGTGAGGAGGGGGCCTGTCACCGCGCGGCGCTGTCCCGGGGCGGGCAGGGCGAAGGCGGCCAGACGGCGTGGGCCATAGACCAGATAGGCCAGGAGCGCGGCCTTGAGCGTCTGCGCGATCACCAGGGCCCAGGCGGCGCCCACGACGCCGAGTTCCGGCAGCGGGCCGACGCCGAACACCAGCCCCACGGCGGCGAGGCTCTCGACCGCCACCGTCAGCATGGTGGCGACCATCGGCGTGCGGGCATGACCCAGCGAGCGCAGCGCCCCGCTGAGAATCCAGCCGAGCATGCCGGGCACCAGGGACAGCATGGCGACCCGCAGGTAGGGAATCGCCGTGGCGGTCACGTCGGGCGCGCCGCCCGCGAGGCGCAGCAGGCCCCCCGCGCCCAGGATGACCGGCGCCGTCGCCAGCCCGGCGAGGAGCAGGCTAACGACCAGCGCGACCGTCAGCGTGCCGTTCACCCCCGCCCGGTCCCCCGCCCCGGCCCGCCGCGCCACCAGGATGGAGGTGCCCGAGCCCAGCGCCCCCAGGGTGGCGAAGAACAGGAAGCTCACGCTGCCCGCCAGCCCCACCGCCGCGACGGCCACGGCGCCCAGCGTGCCCACGATGACCTGGTTCACGAAGGTCAGGACGAGTTGCAGCACCATCTCCAGGCTGACCGGAACGGCGATGGAGGCGATCTCGCGCCCGGGCGAGCGGGTTTGAATCGATTCAGATGGGGGGGAGGAAACGGCCGACATACCGCGCCAAGGTACACCCGGGCCGCCGGGGGACCCTCAGCCGAATGGCGGAGAGCTAGACACGGGCAGGCGGGGCACGGTCTGGACTTCGTGCCCCGCCTCCCCCCGAGGGTGTCCCCTACTCGGTCTGCTTCTCCTCGCGCACCTCCTGGGCGGGGACCTGGCGGGGATTCACCCTCTCCAGCACCCGCTCGAAGGCCGCAACGACCCCATCAATCTGCTCGCGGCTGATCGTCACGGGCGGCAGGAAGCGCACGACCAGGGGCGTGGCCTGGAGGGTCAGCACGCCCTCCTCGTGTTCCAGGGCGGCGATGTAGGGGGCGCTCTTCTCCTTGAGTTCCACGCCGATCATCAGGCCCAGGCCGCGCACCTCGCGGATCTTGGGGGAGCGGATGGCCCGGAGCCGCTCCATGAAGTACGCGCCCTTCTCGCGCGCCTGCTCGGCCATGCCCTCGTTCCGCATGGCGCGGATCGCGGCGACCCCGGCGGCCATCGCCAGCGGGTTGCCCCCGAAGGTCGTGCCGTGGCCGCCCGCGGGCATCCGGTCGGCGACCTCGCCCGTCATGGCGAAGGCCCCTATGGGCACCCCGCCCGCCATCGCCTTCGCCAGCGTCATGCCGTCGGGAACGACCCCGAAATGCTCCGAGGCGAACATCTTGCCCGTGCGGCAGAACCCGGTCTGGATCTCGTCGAGGATCAGGAGGGCGCCCCGCTCCCGGGTGATCCGGCGGGCCTCCTGGATGAATTCGGGGCTCGCGGGCCGCACCCCGCCCTCGCCCTGCACGGGTTCGACGATGACGGCGGCGGTCTGGTCGGTGACGGCGGCGCGCAGCTCCTCGATGTTCCCGTAGGAGATGAAGTCCACGTTGCGGTTGTCCACCGCGTCGCCGAAGGGCTCGCGGTACTTGGGCTCCCAGGTGAAGGCCAGCGCCCCGAGGCTGCGGCCCGAGAAGCCGCGCTTCATGCTCACAAAACGCTGGCGGCCCGTCCCGGTGATGGCGAACTTCTTGGCCGCCTCCATCGCCTCGGTGCCGGAGTTGCACAGGAAGACGCGGTCGAGGCCGTGCGGGAGCACGCTCACGAGTTCACTCAGAAACTCGGCCCGCTTGTCGTTGGGCAGCGTCTGGGGCATCACGAGGAGTTTCTCGGCCTGCTCCCTGATCGCCCGCACCACGTCCGGGTGGCAGTGGCCGATGTTCGCCACCCCGTACCCGGCCACGCAGTCGATGTACGCCCGGCCCGTCTCGTCCCAGACGGTCGCGCCCTGGCCGCGCACCATGACGACCTGATGCTTGTTGTACACGCCGGAGTCGTAACGCAGCTCGGCATCGAGCCACTTGCTGGCATTCGTCTGCTGGGGTTCACTCTGTACGGTCACGTTGACCTCCTGTCGGGCTCAGTGTAGGGGGTGGGGGCGGGCGAAAGGGGCGCGTGTCCAGCCGGGCGGGTCACGGGCGGGTCGGCCGGAGCCGGGCCTGATCGGGCGTCAGGGCGGGCCACTCCCCCGTCTGCGCGGCGGCGCTCTCCCAGTTCTCCTTGCCGCTCCAGCGTTCGATGGCCAGCGAATAGACCGAGGTGCGGGCAAGGTCCGAATCCGAGATGGGCCGGGTCTGCTCGCCGATCCGCAGGTCCGGGAACACCCGCTCGCTCAGCACGGTCAGGGCCTCCCGCGCCTCGTCCGGGTCGGTGAGGAGCCGCGCGGTGCCGAAAACGATCACGCTGCGGTACTGCACCGACAGTTCGAGGGGGTCATTGCTGGGGAGCAGCGCCCCGATCTCGGACGCCTCGAAGGTGGCGCGGGCGGGCTGGCCCCGTTCCGTATTGGCCCGCAGCCGCCCGGCGATGTTCGTGTGGTACACGAGGTCGTGCCGCTCCGGGCGGTACGCGAAGGCGAGCGGCGTGACGAAGGGGAACGCGCCGTCCTTGTCCTCCCAGACGGTCGCCACGCGGCCCAGGGGCACCCGCAGCAATAGGGCGCGAATCCAGTCGTCGTCCCGCCGGTTCTGGGGTCGGCGCCCTAAAGAAGGGTCGCGGTGGCGGGGGTCGTAGAAGTCGGTCGACGTGGCCCGGGTCATACCCCTTAAGCTAGGGCCATGCTGGACCCCACGACAGGGCCGGAAAGCGCGCGAGGGACAGGTCCACTCGACCTGCTTCCCATCCCCTTGCGGCTCGACCGCTCGGCCCCCACCCCGCTGCACCGGCAACTTGCGGAACAGGTGCGGGCGGCGGCGCTCTCGGGTGCCCTTGCGCCGAACGCGCCGCTCCCGGGTTCGCGCACGCTCGCGGCGGCCCTCGGCGTCACCCGGGGCGTGGTCACGCTGGCGCTGGAGGAACTTGTGGCGGACGGCACGCTGGAGACGCGGGTGGGGCGGGGCACCTGGGTCGCGCGGGGGGCGGCGGTGGCGACCCGGGAGGAGACCGTCCACCTGCCCGCCTGGCTCAC is drawn from Deinococcus aerius and contains these coding sequences:
- a CDS encoding aspartate aminotransferase family protein, producing MTVQSEPQQTNASKWLDAELRYDSGVYNKHQVVMVRGQGATVWDETGRAYIDCVAGYGVANIGHCHPDVVRAIREQAEKLLVMPQTLPNDKRAEFLSELVSVLPHGLDRVFLCNSGTEAMEAAKKFAITGTGRQRFVSMKRGFSGRSLGALAFTWEPKYREPFGDAVDNRNVDFISYGNIEELRAAVTDQTAAVIVEPVQGEGGVRPASPEFIQEARRITRERGALLILDEIQTGFCRTGKMFASEHFGVVPDGMTLAKAMAGGVPIGAFAMTGEVADRMPAGGHGTTFGGNPLAMAAGVAAIRAMRNEGMAEQAREKGAYFMERLRAIRSPKIREVRGLGLMIGVELKEKSAPYIAALEHEEGVLTLQATPLVVRFLPPVTISREQIDGVVAAFERVLERVNPRQVPAQEVREEKQTE
- a CDS encoding MATE family efflux transporter, producing the protein MSAVSSPPSESIQTRSPGREIASIAVPVSLEMVLQLVLTFVNQVIVGTLGAVAVAAVGLAGSVSFLFFATLGALGSGTSILVARRAGAGDRAGVNGTLTVALVVSLLLAGLATAPVILGAGGLLRLAGGAPDVTATAIPYLRVAMLSLVPGMLGWILSGALRSLGHARTPMVATMLTVAVESLAAVGLVFGVGPLPELGVVGAAWALVIAQTLKAALLAYLVYGPRRLAAFALPAPGQRRAVTGPLLTLSAPIGLTEFLWSLGGFMYAAVFARVGTQALAASQIVGTLEGIFVVGSFGLMSAATVLIGRALGAGDGPGARAWLGRVGRVGGLTGLGFGLLFALSGLLLPLLFPAVGADVRAIALGGILINAATQVVKVRNMILGGGALPSVGDGKGVITGDVVGAFVVGLPLAIFLGLYTPLGVWGVFLARVLDELAKVAIFEWRRRRVNWVGLAEAQRGALAGD
- a CDS encoding pyridoxamine 5'-phosphate oxidase family protein is translated as MTRATSTDFYDPRHRDPSLGRRPQNRRDDDWIRALLLRVPLGRVATVWEDKDGAFPFVTPLAFAYRPERHDLVYHTNIAGRLRANTERGQPARATFEASEIGALLPSNDPLELSVQYRSVIVFGTARLLTDPDEAREALTVLSERVFPDLRIGEQTRPISDSDLARTSVYSLAIERWSGKENWESAAAQTGEWPALTPDQARLRPTRP